In the Phaseolus vulgaris cultivar G19833 chromosome 7, P. vulgaris v2.0, whole genome shotgun sequence genome, one interval contains:
- the LOC137829718 gene encoding probable inactive patatin-like protein 9 produces MELSKVTLEIFSKLEHKWLSHCKPNNKTRILSIDGGGTTAIVAGEALIHLEDQIRLRTSDPHAQVADFFDIVAGTGIGAILAAMITAGDSFGRPLYTAREAVRLVTERNSELYKFKSGGVFRRRRKLSSRSMDNVLKQVFQRKEDGRLLTLKDTCKPLLIPCFDLKSSAPFVFSRADASESPSFDFELWKVCRATSATPSHFKPFDLASVDGKTLCSAVDGGLVMNNPTAAAVTHVLHNKHDFPSVNGVDDLLVLSLGNGSSNTKACENRTCSTPSVVDIVLNGVSETIDQMLGNAFCWNRTDYVRIQASGLGSEAMRKEEVLKERGLESLPFGGKRLLTETNGNRIDSFVQRLVATGKPSPPSSPCKDSTVNPLANGR; encoded by the exons ATGGAGCTCAGTAAAGTCACCCTAGAGATCTTCTCCAAACTGGAACACAAATGGCTCTCACATTGTAAACCCAACAACAAAACCCGCATTCTCAGCATTGACGGCGGAGGAACCACCGCCATTGTCGCCGGCGAAGCTCTCATCCACCTCGAGGATCAGATCCGTCTCCGCACCTCCGATCCCCATGCTCAGGTCGCTGATTTCTTCGACATCGTCGCTGGCACTGGCATTGGCGCCATCCTCGCCGCCATGATCACCGCCGGCGACAGCTTCGGCAGGCCGCTCTACACCGCCAGAGAAGCCGTCCGTCTAGTCACCGAGAGGAACTCCGAGCTCTATAAGTTCAAATCCGGAGGCGTATTCCGCCGACGCCGGAAACTCTCCTCCAGAAGCATGGATAATGTTTTGAAGCAAGTGTTCCAAAGGAAGGAGGACGGACGGTTGTTGACCTTGAAGGATACGTGCAAACCTCTCCTTATCCCTTGCTTCGACCTCAAGAGTTCCGCGCCGTTCGTCTTTTCGCGTGCCGACGCGTCGGAGTCTCCGAGCTTCGACTTCGAGCTCTGGAAGGTGTGTCGCGCCACGTCAGCGACGCCGAGCCATTTCAAGCCGTTTGACTTGGCTTCTGTCGACGGCAAGACCTTGTGCTCCGCCGTGGACGGCGGCCTGGTGATGAACAACCCTACGGCGGCGGCCGTCACGCACGTTCTCCACAACAAGCACGATTTCCCGTCAGTGAACGGCGTGGATGATCTCCTAGTCCTTTCCTTGGGGAACGGATCTTCGAACACCAAAGCGTGCGAGAATCGCACGTGCTCCACACCGTCGGTTGTTGACATTGTGCTCAACGGTGTTTCCGAGACCATTGACCAGATGTTGGGGAACGCCTTCTGCTGGAACCGTACGGACTACGTCAGAATCCAG GCCTCCGGTTTGGGAAGCGAAGCAATGAGGAAGGAGGAGGTGCTCAAAGAGAGAGGACTGGAGTCGTTACCGTTTGGCGGGAAGCGGTTACTGACGGAGACTAACGGAAACAGAATAGATAGCTTCGTGCAACGTCTTGTTGCAACCGGAAAACCAAGCCCGCCGTCTAGTCCGTGCAAAGATTCCACCGTCAACCCTCTCGCTAACGGCCGCTAG
- the LOC137829719 gene encoding ribosome-recycling factor, chloroplastic produces the protein MATSFSPTTAVRSLIRNPPKALLSLPHSFHAVKLSFSSSASYATLKLPLGFSLSRTPLISKGFSHRRTPLIRAATIEEIEAEKAAIENDAKSRMERSIDNVRTNFNSIRTGRANPAMLDKIEVEYYGTPVSLKSIAQISTPDASSLLVQPYDKSSLKAIEKAIVSSDLGMTPNNDGESIRLSIPQLTSDRRKELSKIVAKQAEEGKVALRNIRRDALKAYDKLEKEKKLSEDNVKDFSSDLQKLTDDYIKKVETILKQKEKELLTV, from the exons ATGGCAACCTCTTTCTCTCCGACCACCGCTGTCCGCTCCCTCATCCGAAACCCTCCCAAAGCCCTTCTCTCCCTTCCCCACTCCTTTCACGCCGTCAAACTCTCCTTCTCCTCTTCTGCGAGCTATGCCACTCTCAAGCTCCCTCTTGGCTTCTCTCTTTCTCGAACACCCCTCATTTCCAAAGGGTTCTCGCATAGGAGAACGCCACTTATCAGGGCTGCTACCATTGAAGAAATAGAAGCGGAAAAGGCAGCAATTGAGAATGATGCT AAAAGCAGGATGGAGAGGTCTATTGATAATGTCCGAACAAATTTCAATTCCATAAGGACAGGGAGAGCAAACCCCGCCATGCTTGACAAGATCGAG GTGGAATACTATGGAACTCCAGTTAGCTTGAAGAGCATTGCTCAAATTAGCACTCCTGATGCCAGTTCTCTTTTGGTACAGCCATATGACAAATCAAG CTTGAAGGCTATTGAGAAAGCCATAGTTAGCTCTGATCTTGGTATGACTCCAAATAATGACGGAGAATCAATTAGATTGAGCATCCCACAGTTGACATCTGATAGGAGGAAG GAATTATCGAAAATAGTGGCTAAACAAGCTGAAGAAGGGAAG GTGGCTTTGAGAAATATAAGAAGAGATGCATTGAAAGCTTATGATAAACTTGAGAAG GAGAAAAAGCTCTCCGAAGATAATGTGAAGGATTTTTCAAGTGATTTGCAG AAGTTGACAGATGATTATATAAAGAAAGTTGAGACCATCCTCAAACAGAAAGAAAAG GAGTTGCTGACGGTTTGA